The stretch of DNA CCGGGCCATTACCGACGAAGAGGTTGAACGCCTGTTCCAGTTGCTGGGTGACGGCAAGATCGACAACCACCAGAACTGGAAGGGGCGCTTCAAGGACAACTCCGACAAGATGCGCACCGGCTCCATCTACGACATGGCCGATGTGCTGAAGAGCCTGACGTTCCTGGCCAAGTCGAAGAGCCTGTCGTTCCGCGAAAAGCGCATGCTCGACCGCGCCAAGGCGCTGATCGTGTCGGAAATCTCCGAGGTGATGCGCACCACGGCGGCCGACATCGAGGAGCGGGTCAACACCGCGCTCGAGAAGTGCTTCGTCCAGAAGGCGCGCTCGGCGCAGCGGGCCGCGACCCGCGCGACCAAGGCGGCCCCGGCGAAAGCGGCGGCCCGCGTGACGCCCGTGGCAGCACCCGCTCGCCGCCAGGCGCGCGCGTCCTAGCACCGTATTGACGTTATACTGACGGCGGCATGAACATGTTCATTGCCGCCGTCAGGTCTGTACTCACCTACATCGTCGTCTCCCTTTACCTACTGATTGCCGGTCCCATCGGGCTCGGCATTGCCGTGCCCCTGAAACTGCAGGGCATGCTCTATTGGCTCGGCCACGTGGGCGTCGGGTTGGCGCTGGGCATGGCGGGCATTCGCTACCGCGTGACCGGCGCGGCCAAGGTGCCGGCCGGCCGTGCCGTCGTCTTCTGCTCGAACCACGAGAGCAACGTCGATCCGCCGGTGCTCTTCCGCGCCCTGCATCCGCGGCTGCACGTGCTGTTCAAGGCGGAACTGAAGAAGCTGCCGATCCTCGGCAAGGTGATGCTGGCCGGCGGGTTCGTGGCCGTGGAGCGGGAACGCCGCGAGGCGTCGATGGCCTCGATCGAGGTGGCCGCCGCGTCCATTCGCGAGGGCAACTCGTTCCTGATCTTCCCCGAAGGCACGCGCAGCCGCACGTCCGAACTCTTGCCATTCAAGAAGGGTGGCTTCATCATGGCCATCAAGGCGCAGGCGCCGATCGTCCCGGTGGCGATTTCCGGGGGGCGTGACGCCATGAAGAAGGGCAGTTGGTTCGTGCGGCCGGTGCTGTGCCGCATTCGCATTGGTGAGCCGATCGAGACGGCTGGGATGTCGGTCGACGATCGCGATGACGTGATCGAAGTCGTCCGGACGCGGATAAAGGACTTACTCAAGACATAGGAGCTCGTCGGTGGAACTCCTCGCCACTCTCGGACGCACGCTCGGGTTCTCCCTCGCCGCCGGCGTGAACCTCTACGCCACCGTGGCCGTGCTCGGCCTGGCCGCGCGCTATGGCTGGGTGCAGCTGCCTGAACAGTTCCAGGTCTTCAACCACCCCTGGGTCATCGGGATTGCGGGCGTGCTCTACGTGATCGAATTCGTGGCCGACAAGATCCCGTGGGTCGATTCGATCTGGGATTCGGTCCACACGGTGATCCGGCCGGTCGGCGGCGCCTTGATCGCGGTCGCCGCGCTGGGCGAAGCGTCGCCCGTCATGGTCGGCATGATCGCGTTGCTGGGCGGCAGCGCCGCCGCCGGCAGCCACATGACCAAGGCCGGCGCGCGCGTGGCCATCAACACCAGCCCGGAGCCGTTCACCAACTGGATTGCGAGCCTCGCGGAAGACGCGTTCGTGATCGGGCTGAGCCTGCTGACCTTGAAGTTCCCGCTGCTGGCGCTCCTGGTCAGCGTGACGATCGTCGTGATGATCGTGTGGCTGGCGCGCCGGATCTGGCATTGGCTAAGGCCCGCCACCGCCGCTCAAACGCCGTCCACCTAGCGCGCGCGTCCTAAGGCAGCCGCAGATTCCGCAGATTACGCAGATGTGAGGTCCGGCTCACACCGGCCTTCGGCCGGCAGCGATCACGACTACGACGCGCGGACAAGAGCTCCAGAACGCCGGGAAGAGTCGGCAGCAGCTCTTGTCCGCGCGTCGTAGTCGTGATCGCGTGACGCCAGGCGAAGCCTGGCGTCGTGAGCCGGACCGAGTCTCGCGGGCGCGCCTGCGCCGAACAGAATCGGCGTCATCTGCGTCATCTGCGGCCCTGGTTTCTGTGCCTTAGATCGCGGCGCGAAGCCGCGTCAGGATGGCGGCGGGTATACCGTCGAACTTCGCGCCTGTTTACCCGGGTGCCGGTCTTGACGCAATGTGGGACGAGAAGACAATCCGTGACGGGACCAGACGCAGTAAAGTGACGGGATGCGCATTCGGCTGACCGTGCTCGGCATGCTGGCAGCGTCGCTCGTCCTTGGCATCGCCCAGGAACGCCCACCCGACGGGCAATTACCGCGGTTTCGCGCCGGCGCGAACCTGGTCCGCGTTGACGCCTATGTGTCACTCGACGGCAAGGCGGTCACCGACCTCAAGCCGGAAGATCTCCTGGTGTTCGAGGATGACAAGCCGCAGCGCATCGAAGATTTCAAGCTGATCGAGGCACGCGTTCCGAATCCGCAATCGGAGCGGACCGATCCCACCAACGCCCGTGACATGCGCCAGGAAGCCAACGATGCGGCGCGCGTGTTCACGCTGTTCTTCGATCGGCCCCATGTCTCGCTGAGCGGTTCGTATCACGCGAAGAAGCCGATCGTCGAGACGCTCGACCGTGTGATTGGCCCGGACGATCTGGTCGGCGTCATGACGCCCGAGATGTCGCCGTCGGCCATCACCTACAGCCGCCGGACCTCGAGCATCGAGCGGATGGTCACCGACACCTGGCACTGGGGCGTCAAGGATCGGATTACCGCCGAGACACCGCGTGAGCGCGCGATCAGGGAATGCTATCCGGGCTCGTCGATCGCCGACGAGATGATCGCCCGGCTGCGGGAGCGCGACACGCTCGACGCGCTCGATCACCTCGTGACGCACCTCGAAGGCCTGCGCCCCGAGCGCAAGTTCGTGATGGTGTTCACGGAAGGCTGGCCGCTCTACAAGCAGAGCGACACGCTGGCGGCCGGCAATGCACCCAGCCCGGGAGGCGTGGGCATCGATCCGCGGACCGGCCGGGTTTCGGGTTCGACGCCGATCGATTCGTCGCGCGACGACAGCCGGTCGCTCGAGTCGTGCGATCGCGAGCGCGTGATGCTGGCGTTCATCGACCACGAGATGCAGTTCCGCGAACTGCTGCAGCGCGCCAACCGCGCCAACGTCAGTTTTTACCCCATTGACGCGCGTGGGCTGATCGTCTTCGACCAGCCCACCCGGTTCGACGTGCCGCCCAGCGTGGACGCGGCCTGGTTGCGCGACCGGCACGAGGACCTCCGCATGATGGCCACGCAGACCGACGGCGTCGCCGTGCTCGACAACACCAACGACATTGCCGGCGCGATGCAGAAGATCTTCGCCGACGTCGGTTCGTACTATCTGTTCAGCTACTACTCCTCCAATCCGAAGCTGGATGGCCGCTTCCGCCGGATCCGGGTCGAGGTGAAGCGCGACAACGTGGACGTACGCGCGCGTCCCGGGTACCTGGCGCCGACTGAAGCGGAGGCGCGTGCCGCCGGGGCGACACCGGAACGGCCAGCGGGTAGTCGCCCGGCACCGCCGCCGTCGGTCACCCGCGCGCTCGACGCCATTGCGCCAGGCCGCGGCAACCTGCCCGTCCGCATCCAGGCCGCCGGCGGCCGCGGACTGATCCGCGCCGTCGTCGAACTCGATGCGGCCACCGCCAAACTGCCGGAGTGGCTGACGGGTGGGACGCTGCGGTTGACCGTCGAGCCCGAGCGCGGCAGCGGTTCCACCCCCGGCTCGCCGCCGCAGACCATGACCGTGGCGATCGAGCCCGGCCAACGGAGCATTCCCGTGGACGCGACCAACTCGCCGCTGGTGGCCGGACGCTATTCGGTGCGCGCGGAGTTGACGCCGCGGGCCGGGCGCATGCCGATCCAGGTGACGACGTTCGTGACCGTGCCGCCCGACACGGCGGTGGTGGGCACGGGCGCCCTGGCCCTTCGCCGCGGCCCGAGCACGGGGTTGGCCTACGTGCCGACCGCCGACCCCCGCTTCCGCCGCACCGAACGGCTGCGCATCGAAGTCCCGCTGGCCGACGCCGCCATCGAGGGAACCGGCCGCATGCTGACGCGCGAAGGCGCGGCCATGCCGCTGGTGGTCACCTATTCCACTCGCGTGGACGACGCGACCAGGCAGGCGTTGGGCGTGGCGGAGGTGGTGCTGGCGCCGCTGGCGGCGGGCGAGTACGTGCTGGAACTATCGCTGAAGAAGCCCGGCACGCCCGAGATCATCACCTACGGATTCCGCCTCGTTCCGTAAAAGTGAAGCAGGTTCGCTTTACGACCCGCCGGTCGTGAACGTCAGCGTGAACGGCGCCATGGCGCCGCCGTCGGTACCCTTGATGCCCTCGAGGAATTCGATCTTCACCAGCCGGAACGGTTCCCATGGCTCGACCGGCTTGATCTCGAGCGCACGATTCTCCTTCGCGTAGGTGGCCGCGAACGCGAGGCTGTCCATCGACGTCGCCTTGGCGTAGGTGATGCGCACGTGGTCCTTCAGCGAGGCGGGATCCAGGTCGCGCGACAGCTGCATGCGGATGCGCTCGCCCAGGCGCACGTCGGTCTCGCCCTCGGCCGGCGCCGTGAACAGCACCTCGATCGCCGGCGGAGGCGGCGGGGCAATCTCCACTTCGGTCACTGACTCTGCCGGCGCCTGGGCCAACTCGATGGCGGTGCCCTCG from Vicinamibacterales bacterium encodes:
- a CDS encoding VWA domain-containing protein yields the protein MRIRLTVLGMLAASLVLGIAQERPPDGQLPRFRAGANLVRVDAYVSLDGKAVTDLKPEDLLVFEDDKPQRIEDFKLIEARVPNPQSERTDPTNARDMRQEANDAARVFTLFFDRPHVSLSGSYHAKKPIVETLDRVIGPDDLVGVMTPEMSPSAITYSRRTSSIERMVTDTWHWGVKDRITAETPRERAIRECYPGSSIADEMIARLRERDTLDALDHLVTHLEGLRPERKFVMVFTEGWPLYKQSDTLAAGNAPSPGGVGIDPRTGRVSGSTPIDSSRDDSRSLESCDRERVMLAFIDHEMQFRELLQRANRANVSFYPIDARGLIVFDQPTRFDVPPSVDAAWLRDRHEDLRMMATQTDGVAVLDNTNDIAGAMQKIFADVGSYYLFSYYSSNPKLDGRFRRIRVEVKRDNVDVRARPGYLAPTEAEARAAGATPERPAGSRPAPPPSVTRALDAIAPGRGNLPVRIQAAGGRGLIRAVVELDAATAKLPEWLTGGTLRLTVEPERGSGSTPGSPPQTMTVAIEPGQRSIPVDATNSPLVAGRYSVRAELTPRAGRMPIQVTTFVTVPPDTAVVGTGALALRRGPSTGLAYVPTADPRFRRTERLRIEVPLADAAIEGTGRMLTREGAAMPLVVTYSTRVDDATRQALGVAEVVLAPLAAGEYVLELSLKKPGTPEIITYGFRLVP
- a CDS encoding DUF4126 domain-containing protein, encoding MELLATLGRTLGFSLAAGVNLYATVAVLGLAARYGWVQLPEQFQVFNHPWVIGIAGVLYVIEFVADKIPWVDSIWDSVHTVIRPVGGALIAVAALGEASPVMVGMIALLGGSAAAGSHMTKAGARVAINTSPEPFTNWIASLAEDAFVIGLSLLTLKFPLLALLVSVTIVVMIVWLARRIWHWLRPATAAQTPST
- a CDS encoding lysophospholipid acyltransferase family protein — protein: MNMFIAAVRSVLTYIVVSLYLLIAGPIGLGIAVPLKLQGMLYWLGHVGVGLALGMAGIRYRVTGAAKVPAGRAVVFCSNHESNVDPPVLFRALHPRLHVLFKAELKKLPILGKVMLAGGFVAVERERREASMASIEVAAASIREGNSFLIFPEGTRSRTSELLPFKKGGFIMAIKAQAPIVPVAISGGRDAMKKGSWFVRPVLCRIRIGEPIETAGMSVDDRDDVIEVVRTRIKDLLKT